One Streptomyces sp. SAI-135 DNA segment encodes these proteins:
- a CDS encoding type II secretion system F family protein, which yields MREMPVGSTGVAVACLGMAVWLWGGRRAGMRRARVLLAGGGVVGVGPPQWRRLVAELRRVRGRLGFEWWAAVAGLVLAVLGASVLPVLAGAAGVPLLRRMRLIREERRVRERRAAAVIALCALVAGEVRAGRQPGEALAGAVRDVEGPADGRGGLDGARHESPECGGLGETQAAVLAAARFGGDVPGALAAAARRPGAEGLSGLAACWRVAVDQGAGLAAGLDRLEAALRAERDQRADLRAQLAGARSTAWMLAALPVLGLGLGAALGADPLHVLLHTGTGLGCLLAGGLLEGVGMWWAARIVRGAEAA from the coding sequence ATGAGGGAGATGCCGGTGGGGTCGACGGGAGTGGCCGTGGCGTGCCTCGGGATGGCTGTGTGGCTGTGGGGCGGACGGCGTGCCGGGATGCGGCGGGCGAGGGTTCTGCTGGCCGGCGGTGGGGTCGTGGGAGTGGGGCCTCCGCAGTGGCGACGGCTGGTGGCGGAGCTGCGGCGGGTTCGTGGGCGGCTGGGGTTCGAGTGGTGGGCGGCGGTCGCCGGGCTGGTGCTCGCCGTGCTGGGGGCCTCGGTGCTGCCGGTCCTCGCGGGGGCGGCCGGGGTGCCGTTGCTGCGGCGGATGCGGCTGATCCGGGAGGAACGCCGGGTGCGTGAGCGGCGGGCAGCCGCGGTGATCGCACTGTGTGCGCTGGTCGCCGGGGAGGTGCGTGCGGGACGGCAGCCGGGGGAGGCGCTGGCGGGGGCCGTGCGGGATGTCGAGGGGCCGGCGGACGGCCGGGGCGGCCTCGATGGGGCCCGTCACGAATCACCGGAGTGCGGCGGGCTCGGGGAGACGCAGGCCGCTGTGCTGGCGGCGGCCCGCTTCGGCGGGGACGTTCCGGGGGCGCTCGCGGCGGCGGCGCGGCGGCCCGGTGCCGAGGGGCTGTCAGGACTCGCCGCGTGCTGGCGGGTGGCCGTGGACCAGGGCGCGGGGCTCGCGGCAGGGCTCGATCGGCTCGAAGCGGCGTTGCGGGCCGAGCGTGACCAACGGGCCGATCTGCGAGCCCAGTTGGCAGGGGCGCGGTCCACGGCCTGGATGCTCGCCGCGTTGCCGGTGCTGGGCCTGGGCCTCGGTGCGGCCCTCGGCGCCGATCCCCTGCACGTCCTGCTGCACACCGGGACCGGGCTGGGCTGTCTGCTGGCCGGCGGCCTCCTGGAGGGCGTCGGAATGTGGTGGGCGGCGCGGATCGTGCGGGGAGCCGAGGCGGCATGA
- a CDS encoding SulP family inorganic anion transporter — protein sequence MSACVPTRATDPSDSHHARRIHPAHSPPPTPPRRFRIAGADVSASIAVFLIALPLSLGIALATGAPLQAGLVAAAVGGIVAGRLGGCPLQVSGPAAGLTVVTADLIHRYGWRTTCAITVLAGVVQLGLGCLRVARTALAVSPAIVHGMLAGIGVTIAVAQLHIVLGGTPQSAVLDNLRALPAQLARLQPASVSVSALTLALLFLWPRIPGRAGRLLRRVPAALVAVAGATTAASLAGLAVPKVDLPSWSSHALAGLPEGPVLGLVAAVLTTTLVCSVQSLLGAVAVDKLAAGRPDLIAASTGQGRGARVGRCDLDRELLGQGAANIVSGSLGGLPVAGVAVRSSANVQAGAVSRNSTMLHGVLVVIAALLMVPVLEFIPLASLAALVMSVGIQMVSLHHIRTVTRHREVLVYAVTTLGVVVFGVLEGVTLGVAVAVAVALHRLTRTRITHCEREGVHHVHVRGQLTFLAVPRLSRALHLVPQGASAVVELDGSFMDHAAYEALQDWQKTHTAQGGSVELTGRRPGTRIAEPSDAGHCRCRPWTAWRNHQCERPYTTQAAANAGASGEPGTAQAPDASRESSGRDLARGISAFQRNTAPIVRGELARLAREGQQPDQLFLTCADSRLVTSMITSSGPGDLFVVRNVGNLVPLPGEESGDDSVAAAIEYAVEVLKVRSITVCGHSGCGAMQALLNSEPGGAQTPLKRWLRHGLPSLERMADADRPPAGLAGRAAADAVEQLCLTNVVQQLEHLSAHGSVARALREGALELHGMYFHVGEAQAYLLTGGGGGGLFEHVEAADLSA from the coding sequence ATGTCAGCCTGTGTTCCCACCCGAGCCACCGACCCGAGCGACTCGCACCACGCGAGGCGCATCCACCCCGCCCACAGCCCCCCGCCGACCCCACCCCGCCGCTTCCGGATCGCGGGCGCCGACGTGTCGGCCTCCATCGCGGTCTTCCTGATCGCCCTGCCCCTGTCCCTGGGCATCGCCCTCGCCACCGGAGCGCCGCTCCAGGCCGGTCTCGTGGCCGCCGCCGTCGGAGGGATCGTCGCCGGCCGGCTCGGCGGCTGCCCGCTCCAGGTCAGCGGTCCGGCGGCCGGACTCACCGTGGTCACCGCCGACCTGATCCACCGCTACGGCTGGCGGACGACCTGCGCCATCACCGTCCTCGCCGGAGTGGTCCAACTCGGCCTGGGCTGCCTCCGGGTGGCCCGCACCGCGCTCGCCGTCAGCCCCGCGATCGTGCACGGCATGCTCGCCGGTATCGGCGTCACCATCGCCGTCGCCCAGTTGCACATCGTCCTCGGCGGCACCCCGCAGAGTGCCGTCCTCGACAACCTGCGTGCCCTGCCCGCCCAGTTGGCGCGGCTCCAGCCCGCCTCGGTGTCGGTGAGCGCGCTGACCCTGGCGCTGCTCTTCCTCTGGCCACGCATCCCGGGCCGGGCGGGCCGGCTCCTGCGAAGGGTCCCGGCCGCGCTCGTGGCCGTGGCCGGCGCGACCACCGCCGCCTCCCTCGCCGGGCTGGCCGTACCGAAGGTCGATCTGCCCTCCTGGAGCAGCCATGCGCTGGCCGGGCTGCCCGAGGGTCCCGTGCTGGGGCTCGTCGCCGCCGTGCTGACCACCACGCTGGTGTGCAGCGTGCAGTCGCTGCTGGGCGCGGTGGCCGTGGACAAGCTGGCGGCAGGACGCCCCGACCTGATCGCAGCGAGCACCGGCCAGGGTCGCGGCGCCCGCGTCGGCCGCTGCGACCTGGACCGCGAACTGCTCGGACAGGGCGCCGCCAACATCGTCTCGGGCTCCCTCGGCGGACTGCCCGTCGCCGGTGTGGCGGTGCGCAGTTCCGCGAATGTCCAGGCGGGCGCCGTCAGCCGGAACTCCACCATGCTGCACGGCGTTCTCGTAGTGATCGCCGCGCTGCTGATGGTCCCGGTCCTCGAGTTCATCCCGCTCGCCTCGCTCGCCGCCCTGGTGATGTCCGTCGGCATCCAGATGGTGTCCCTGCACCACATCCGCACGGTGACCCGCCACCGAGAGGTCCTGGTCTACGCCGTCACCACCCTCGGCGTCGTCGTGTTCGGCGTCCTGGAGGGCGTGACGCTGGGCGTCGCCGTCGCCGTCGCCGTCGCGCTGCACCGCCTCACCCGCACCCGGATCACGCACTGCGAGAGAGAGGGAGTCCATCACGTACACGTGCGCGGGCAGTTGACCTTCCTCGCCGTGCCCCGGCTCAGCCGGGCCCTGCATCTCGTCCCACAGGGGGCGAGCGCGGTCGTGGAGCTGGACGGGTCGTTCATGGACCACGCGGCGTACGAAGCGCTGCAGGACTGGCAGAAGACGCACACCGCGCAGGGCGGTTCGGTCGAGCTGACCGGGCGCAGACCGGGGACGCGCATCGCCGAGCCCTCCGATGCGGGCCACTGCCGCTGCCGACCCTGGACGGCCTGGCGCAACCACCAGTGCGAGCGCCCGTACACCACGCAGGCCGCCGCAAACGCCGGTGCGTCGGGCGAGCCCGGCACCGCGCAGGCTCCGGATGCGTCCCGGGAATCGAGCGGGCGTGACCTGGCGCGTGGCATCAGCGCGTTCCAGCGCAACACCGCGCCGATCGTGCGGGGTGAGCTGGCCCGGCTGGCGCGCGAGGGCCAGCAGCCCGACCAGCTCTTCCTCACCTGCGCCGACTCACGCCTGGTCACCTCGATGATCACCTCCAGCGGCCCGGGCGACCTGTTCGTGGTGCGCAATGTGGGCAACCTCGTGCCCCTGCCCGGCGAGGAGAGCGGAGACGACTCGGTGGCGGCCGCGATCGAGTACGCGGTGGAGGTGCTGAAGGTGCGCTCCATCACGGTGTGCGGGCACTCCGGCTGCGGGGCCATGCAGGCGCTGCTCAACTCCGAGCCCGGCGGCGCCCAAACCCCCCTCAAGCGCTGGCTGCGGCACGGCCTGCCCAGCCTGGAGCGGATGGCCGACGCGGACCGGCCCCCCGCCGGGCTGGCCGGACGGGCGGCCGCCGACGCGGTCGAGCAGCTCTGTCTGACCAACGTGGTGCAGCAGTTGGAGCACCTGAGCGCCCATGGCTCGGTCGCCCGCGCCCTGCGGGAGGGGGCGCTGGAGCTGCACGGCATGTACTTCCACGTCGGCGAGGCCCAGGCGTATCTGCTCACCGGCGGGGGCGGGGGCGGGCTGTTCGAGCACGTGGAGGCCGCGGACCTGTCGGCGTGA
- a CDS encoding TadA family conjugal transfer-associated ATPase, with amino-acid sequence MAPGLLDGVRQWLAESGAEPTPARVAQALREQGRVLGDAEVLGAAERLRSELVGSGPLEPLLADPSVTDVLVSAPDRVWVDRGGGLELTGVSFPDAAAVRRLAQRLAAVAGRRLDDARPWVDARLPDGTRLHAVLPPVAVGCACLSLRVVRPRAFTLDELVAAGTVPPGGDRVLRALLAARLSFLISGGTGTGKTTLLSALLGLVGPGERIVLAEDSAELRPDHPHVVRLETRPANQEGAGLVTLEDLVRQALRMRPDRLVVGEVRGPEVVHLLAALNTGHEGGCGTVHANAAADVPARLEALGTAAGLDRAALHSQLAAALSVVLHLVRDWAGRRRIAEVRVLERDSSGLVRTVPALRWTAEAFAYERGWERLRELLGDAMPGLGR; translated from the coding sequence ATGGCTCCCGGGCTGCTGGACGGCGTACGGCAGTGGCTGGCCGAGAGCGGGGCCGAACCCACGCCCGCGCGGGTGGCACAGGCGCTGCGGGAGCAGGGACGGGTCCTCGGGGACGCCGAAGTGCTGGGCGCGGCCGAGCGGTTGCGGTCCGAACTGGTCGGCAGTGGCCCGCTGGAGCCGTTGCTCGCCGACCCGTCGGTGACGGACGTCCTCGTGTCGGCGCCGGACCGGGTCTGGGTGGACCGGGGCGGCGGACTCGAACTGACCGGCGTCTCCTTCCCCGACGCGGCCGCAGTACGACGGCTCGCGCAGCGGCTCGCCGCGGTGGCGGGGCGGCGCCTCGACGACGCCCGGCCCTGGGTCGACGCCCGGCTGCCGGACGGCACCCGCCTGCACGCGGTACTGCCTCCGGTCGCCGTCGGCTGTGCCTGTCTGTCCCTGCGGGTCGTACGGCCGCGCGCGTTCACGCTGGACGAACTGGTCGCGGCCGGCACGGTTCCGCCGGGCGGGGACCGGGTGCTGCGGGCGCTGCTGGCCGCACGTCTGTCGTTCCTCATCAGCGGCGGGACGGGCACCGGCAAGACGACGCTGCTGAGTGCCCTCCTTGGGCTGGTCGGGCCGGGTGAGCGGATCGTGCTCGCGGAGGACTCGGCGGAGCTCAGGCCGGACCATCCGCACGTCGTCCGGCTGGAGACGAGACCCGCCAACCAGGAGGGCGCCGGGCTGGTCACGCTGGAGGACCTGGTCCGCCAGGCACTGCGGATGCGGCCGGACCGGCTCGTCGTGGGCGAGGTGCGCGGGCCCGAGGTGGTGCATCTGCTGGCCGCGTTGAACACGGGCCATGAGGGCGGCTGCGGGACCGTCCACGCCAACGCGGCGGCCGACGTACCGGCCCGTCTGGAGGCGCTGGGTACGGCCGCCGGGCTCGACCGGGCCGCGCTGCACAGCCAGTTGGCGGCCGCGCTGTCGGTCGTCCTGCATCTCGTGCGCGACTGGGCTGGGCGGCGGCGGATCGCCGAGGTGCGGGTGCTGGAGCGGGACTCCTCCGGGCTGGTGCGGACGGTGCCGGCGCTGCGGTGGACAGCGGAGGCGTTCGCGTACGAGCGCGGGTGGGAGCGGCTGCGGGAACTGCTCGGGGACGCGATGCCGGGACTGGGGCGGTGA
- a CDS encoding type II secretion system F family protein, with amino-acid sequence MSEEVVHRLGAVLGAVLVVAWLARWAAAVRCERGLRRRLGELLATAEVAPEHPRSEAREFARRWLPLLGVGCAGWVLVGGVAGVAVGLVVAAGLWRWRLRQAAGVSAQEADAREAARQLPLAADLLAACIAAGAGPVIAAQAVGEALGGPVGEGLARGAAEVRLGGEPGEAWRRLAATPGAGALARLLERADVTGLPAAGPVAGLAADARADWGRAATARARKAAVLVTAPVGLCFLPAFIAVGVLPIVIGLAGGVLGGGGR; translated from the coding sequence ATGAGCGAGGAAGTTGTCCACAGGCTGGGGGCGGTTCTGGGGGCCGTCCTGGTGGTCGCCTGGCTCGCCCGGTGGGCCGCGGCGGTGCGGTGTGAGCGCGGGCTGCGGCGTCGGCTCGGAGAGCTGCTGGCCACTGCGGAGGTCGCCCCCGAGCATCCTCGGTCCGAGGCGCGGGAGTTCGCGCGGCGGTGGCTGCCCCTGCTCGGCGTCGGGTGTGCCGGGTGGGTGCTGGTCGGCGGAGTCGCCGGTGTCGCGGTCGGACTGGTCGTCGCGGCGGGGCTGTGGCGGTGGCGGCTACGGCAGGCGGCCGGCGTGAGTGCCCAAGAGGCCGACGCGCGCGAGGCGGCCCGGCAACTGCCGCTCGCCGCCGACCTCCTGGCCGCCTGTATCGCGGCCGGCGCCGGTCCCGTGATCGCGGCGCAGGCCGTGGGCGAGGCGCTGGGCGGCCCCGTGGGCGAGGGACTCGCGCGTGGAGCGGCGGAGGTGCGCCTCGGCGGCGAACCGGGCGAGGCCTGGCGAAGGCTGGCCGCGACACCGGGTGCCGGGGCGCTGGCCCGGCTGCTGGAACGCGCCGATGTGACCGGACTGCCCGCGGCCGGGCCGGTCGCCGGGCTCGCCGCGGACGCCCGCGCCGACTGGGGGCGCGCCGCGACGGCACGGGCACGGAAGGCCGCCGTGCTGGTCACGGCGCCGGTGGGGCTGTGTTTCCTGCCCGCGTTCATCGCCGTCGGCGTGCTGCCGATCGTGATCGGGCTCGCGGGAGGGGTGCTGGGAGGGGGTGGGCGATGA
- a CDS encoding TadE family type IV pilus minor pilin: MRRRERASDQGFVTAESAMVLPVLVMFAMALVWGLLVVAAQIQCVDAARTGARAAAREDPAEAVVRVARDTAPRDAEVTVAREGDRVRVVVVAKPPALHGLPFEVREEAVALVEATVGVGGRR; the protein is encoded by the coding sequence ATGCGAAGGCGTGAACGGGCCTCGGACCAGGGGTTCGTGACGGCGGAGTCGGCCATGGTGCTGCCCGTGCTGGTGATGTTCGCGATGGCACTGGTGTGGGGGCTGCTCGTGGTGGCCGCGCAGATCCAGTGCGTGGACGCGGCCAGGACGGGCGCCCGCGCGGCGGCCCGCGAGGACCCCGCCGAGGCGGTCGTCCGGGTGGCTCGGGACACGGCACCGCGCGACGCGGAGGTCACGGTCGCCCGGGAGGGCGACCGGGTCCGTGTCGTGGTCGTGGCGAAGCCACCCGCGCTGCACGGCCTGCCCTTCGAGGTACGGGAGGAGGCCGTGGCGCTGGTGGAGGCGACGGTGGGGGTAGGGGGACGACGGTGA
- a CDS encoding ATP-binding protein, with protein MKIAFVGKGGSGKTTLSSLFIRHLAATGAPVIAVDADINQHLGPALGLDEAEAAALPALGERLPLIKEYLRGTNPRITSATEMIKTTPPGEGSRLLRVREDNPVYDACARPVELDGDIVRLMVTGPFTDADLGVACYHSKTGTVELCLNHLVDGRGEYVVVDMTAGSDSFASGMFTRFDITFLVAEPTRKGVSVYRQYKEYARDFGVVLKVVGNKVQGQDDLDFLRSEVGDDLLVTVGHSDWVRALEKGRPPRFALLEDVNRRALHRMRTAVDATYELRDAERYTRQMVHFHLKNAQSWGNERTGADLAAQIDPSFVLGESAVTAAGV; from the coding sequence ATGAAAATTGCTTTCGTCGGGAAGGGCGGCAGCGGCAAGACCACGCTGTCCTCCCTGTTCATCCGCCATCTCGCGGCCACCGGAGCGCCGGTGATCGCCGTCGACGCCGACATCAACCAGCATCTGGGGCCGGCGCTGGGCCTGGACGAGGCGGAGGCCGCCGCGCTGCCCGCCCTGGGCGAGCGACTGCCGCTGATCAAGGAGTACCTGCGCGGCACCAACCCGCGGATCACCTCCGCCACGGAAATGATCAAGACCACCCCGCCCGGCGAGGGCTCCCGGCTGCTGCGGGTGCGCGAGGACAACCCGGTCTACGACGCCTGCGCCCGGCCGGTGGAGCTCGACGGCGACATCGTCCGTCTGATGGTCACCGGCCCCTTCACGGACGCCGACCTGGGGGTCGCCTGCTACCACTCCAAGACGGGCACGGTGGAGCTCTGCCTGAACCACCTGGTGGACGGGCGGGGCGAGTACGTCGTGGTGGACATGACGGCGGGCTCGGACTCCTTCGCCTCCGGCATGTTCACCCGCTTCGACATCACGTTCCTCGTCGCCGAGCCGACCCGGAAGGGGGTCTCTGTCTATCGCCAGTACAAGGAGTACGCCCGCGACTTCGGCGTCGTCCTGAAGGTCGTCGGCAACAAGGTGCAGGGCCAGGACGATCTCGACTTCCTCCGCTCCGAGGTCGGGGACGACCTGCTGGTGACAGTCGGGCACTCCGACTGGGTGCGCGCCCTGGAGAAGGGCCGGCCGCCGCGGTTCGCGCTCCTGGAGGACGTCAACCGGCGCGCCCTGCACCGGATGCGGACCGCCGTCGACGCGACGTACGAGCTGCGCGACGCGGAGCGCTACACCCGGCAGATGGTGCACTTCCACCTGAAGAACGCCCAGTCCTGGGGCAACGAGCGCACGGGGGCCGACCTGGCGGCGCAGATCGACCCCTCGTTCGTCCTCGGCGAGAGCGCGGTGACGGCCGCGGGCGTATGA
- a CDS encoding oxidoreductase — MSTTGANADPLAALGSLPGVADSVESVRKSVDRVYGHRVMRRRSNEITSEAALRGARGSAALSGADWALEEVRRRSDFGVDDEARVMGAALRLTAEAGQLLSIWRQSPLRVLARLHLVAAATDEDEIGRPRQAGERVDEPLIELPLPDAAEVSGRLEGLSELIIAGSSAPALVTAAVVQGELLALRPFVSHNGLVARAAARIVLVGSGLDPKSVCPAEVGHAELGRAAYLAALDGYVSGTPEGMAAWIAHCGSAIELGARESTAVCEALQRGAA, encoded by the coding sequence ATGAGTACGACAGGCGCGAACGCCGATCCGCTCGCGGCCCTGGGCTCGCTGCCCGGTGTGGCCGACTCCGTGGAGTCCGTGCGCAAGTCCGTGGACCGGGTCTACGGGCACCGTGTCATGCGGCGCCGCAGCAACGAGATCACGTCCGAGGCCGCCCTGCGCGGCGCCCGCGGCTCCGCCGCGCTGTCCGGCGCGGACTGGGCCCTCGAAGAGGTGCGCCGGCGCTCCGACTTCGGCGTCGACGACGAGGCGCGGGTCATGGGCGCGGCGCTGCGGCTGACCGCCGAGGCCGGCCAGTTGCTGTCCATCTGGCGGCAGTCGCCCCTCAGGGTGCTGGCCCGGCTGCATCTGGTCGCCGCGGCGACCGACGAGGACGAGATCGGGCGTCCGCGTCAGGCCGGTGAGAGGGTCGACGAGCCGCTTATCGAGCTGCCGCTGCCGGACGCTGCCGAGGTCTCCGGCCGGCTGGAGGGCCTGTCCGAGCTGATCATCGCGGGCAGCTCCGCGCCCGCCCTGGTCACGGCCGCCGTGGTGCAGGGGGAACTCCTCGCCCTCAGGCCCTTCGTCTCCCACAACGGCCTGGTCGCGCGCGCGGCCGCGCGGATCGTCCTGGTCGGCAGCGGCCTCGACCCGAAGTCGGTGTGCCCGGCGGAGGTCGGTCACGCCGAACTGGGCCGCGCGGCCTATCTGGCGGCGCTCGACGGATACGTCTCCGGCACCCCCGAGGGCATGGCCGCCTGGATCGCCCACTGCGGCAGCGCGATCGAACTGGGTGCGCGCGAGTCGACGGCGGTGTGCGAGGCACTCCAGCGCGGGGCGGCGTAG
- a CDS encoding HAD family hydrolase: MGCAYARGVENHSLPRTAAFFDLDKTVIAKSSTLTFSKSFYQGGLINRRAALRTAYAQFVFLVGGMDHDQMERTREYLSALVRGWNVQQVKEIVAETLHDLIDPIIYDEAASLIEEHHTAGRDVVIVSTSGAEVVEPIGELLGADRVVATRMVVGEDGCFTGEVEYYAYGPTKAEAVKELAESEGYDLERCYAYSDSATDLPMLQAVGHPHAVNPDRSLRREALARGWPILDFHRPVRLKQRLPGFAVPPRPALVAVAAIGAAAATAGLVWYANRRRSTVA, from the coding sequence ATGGGCTGCGCCTATGCTCGGGGTGTGGAAAACCACTCCTTGCCCCGCACAGCGGCCTTCTTTGACCTGGACAAGACGGTCATTGCGAAGTCGAGCACGCTCACGTTCAGCAAGTCGTTCTACCAAGGCGGCCTGATCAACCGCAGGGCCGCCTTGCGGACCGCATATGCCCAGTTCGTCTTCCTCGTCGGCGGTATGGACCACGACCAGATGGAGCGCACCCGCGAGTACCTCTCCGCGCTCGTGCGCGGCTGGAACGTCCAGCAGGTCAAGGAGATCGTGGCCGAGACCCTCCACGACCTGATCGACCCGATCATCTACGACGAGGCCGCCTCCCTCATCGAGGAGCACCACACCGCCGGCCGGGACGTCGTCATCGTCTCCACGTCCGGTGCCGAGGTGGTGGAGCCGATCGGCGAACTCCTGGGCGCCGACCGGGTGGTGGCGACCCGCATGGTCGTCGGCGAGGACGGCTGCTTCACCGGCGAGGTGGAGTACTACGCGTACGGCCCGACGAAGGCCGAGGCCGTCAAGGAGCTGGCGGAGTCCGAGGGATACGACCTGGAGCGCTGCTACGCCTACAGCGACTCGGCGACCGACCTGCCGATGCTCCAGGCCGTGGGCCATCCACACGCGGTCAACCCGGACCGGTCGCTGCGTCGCGAGGCCCTCGCGCGCGGGTGGCCGATTCTCGATTTCCACCGGCCGGTCCGGCTCAAGCAGCGGCTGCCCGGTTTCGCCGTACCGCCCCGCCCGGCGCTCGTCGCGGTCGCCGCGATAGGAGCGGCGGCAGCGACGGCGGGCCTCGTCTGGTACGCGAACCGGCGGCGGTCGACGGTCGCCTGA
- the ssd gene encoding septum site-determining protein Ssd codes for METVTAAVTHEGQPTAGGRPGRPLIVTEDEDLLDDLLRLCAAAGATAEVHHGVPQPRGSWEAAPLVLVGDDAARRVRGAARRRGVVLVGRDQDDSGVWKRAVEIGADHVLMLPDGEQWLVDRIADVSEGVGRPALTVGVIGGRGGAGASTLACALAVTSAREGLRTLLVDADPLGGGLDVLLGGESTEGLRWPAFAGSRGRVGGGALEESLPRLHSLRVLSWDRGDRIAVPAQAVRAVLAAARRRGGTVVVDLPRRLDDGVAEALAQLDLGILVVPAELRAVAAAGRVASAVGMVLRDLRVAVRGPYAPGLDDREVARLLGLPLVGEVPVESALQRPQGSGSPPGAAVRGPLARFCKEFWERALAETGTGTGTA; via the coding sequence ATGGAAACCGTGACCGCAGCCGTCACACACGAGGGACAGCCCACCGCCGGAGGGCGGCCGGGCCGGCCGTTGATCGTCACGGAGGACGAGGACCTGCTCGACGACCTGCTGCGGCTCTGCGCGGCGGCCGGGGCGACGGCCGAGGTCCACCACGGGGTGCCTCAGCCCAGAGGCAGCTGGGAGGCCGCCCCGCTCGTCCTGGTCGGCGACGACGCCGCACGGCGGGTGCGCGGCGCCGCCCGCAGGCGCGGAGTGGTGCTCGTGGGCCGGGACCAGGACGACTCAGGGGTGTGGAAGCGGGCCGTCGAGATCGGCGCCGACCACGTCCTGATGCTGCCCGACGGCGAGCAGTGGCTGGTCGACCGGATCGCCGACGTCAGTGAGGGCGTCGGCCGGCCCGCCCTCACCGTCGGCGTCATCGGCGGCCGCGGCGGGGCCGGAGCCTCCACGCTCGCGTGCGCCCTTGCCGTCACCTCCGCGCGTGAGGGCCTGCGCACCCTTCTGGTGGACGCCGATCCGCTGGGCGGCGGACTCGACGTACTCCTCGGCGGCGAGAGCACCGAGGGGCTGCGCTGGCCCGCGTTCGCCGGCTCGCGCGGGCGGGTCGGCGGCGGCGCCCTGGAGGAGTCGCTGCCGCGGCTGCACTCGCTGCGGGTCCTCAGCTGGGACCGCGGCGACCGCATCGCCGTCCCGGCCCAGGCGGTACGGGCGGTGCTCGCCGCGGCCCGGCGCCGGGGCGGCACCGTCGTCGTCGACCTGCCCCGCCGCCTCGACGACGGCGTCGCCGAAGCGCTCGCCCAGCTCGACCTCGGGATCCTCGTGGTCCCCGCCGAGCTGCGCGCCGTCGCCGCGGCCGGTCGGGTGGCCTCGGCGGTCGGCATGGTCCTGCGCGACCTGCGGGTGGCGGTACGCGGCCCGTACGCCCCCGGCCTCGACGACCGCGAGGTGGCCCGCCTGCTGGGCCTCCCCTTGGTGGGCGAGGTCCCGGTCGAGTCGGCCCTCCAGCGGCCACAGGGGAGCGGATCACCGCCGGGGGCGGCCGTCCGGGGGCCGCTGGCGCGGTTCTGCAAGGAGTTCTGGGAGCGGGCGCTGGCGGAGACGGGGACGGGGACGGGGACGGCATGA
- a CDS encoding DUF4244 domain-containing protein produces MYKAVRARMRALVCRTVCRVRTMRGDEGMVTSEYAMGIVAAVAFAVVLYKVVTSGAVSAELQAIVKRALDAKA; encoded by the coding sequence ATGTATAAGGCGGTTCGGGCGCGGATGCGTGCCCTGGTGTGCAGGACGGTGTGCCGGGTGCGGACGATGCGCGGGGACGAGGGAATGGTCACCTCCGAGTACGCGATGGGGATCGTCGCGGCGGTGGCGTTCGCGGTGGTCCTCTACAAGGTGGTCACGAGTGGCGCCGTCAGCGCGGAACTCCAGGCCATCGTGAAACGGGCGCTCGATGCGAAGGCGTGA